A genomic window from Candidatus Tumulicola sp. includes:
- a CDS encoding bifunctional YncE family protein/alkaline phosphatase family protein — protein sequence MTVRTQCLNASRYAAGLAAAIALFSASAPPRAADVTVLPNGWRVTPAGSLSPLGTLPLHMAQDATGRWLAITNAGFSKQSVVVVDEGNGRVTDSRPIERTFFGVAFSPDGRALYVSSGGDGGVLRYPFDPGSGKLSDPAVWPVGVGKLFAGGIAVSSNGKSLYTAVEGADLLVGVDTSTGTNFLAAKVGVHPLDVALSQNGARVYVSNWGGESVSVVDIAKGATTATIPVSPHPNALLLSVDGRTLYAACADDNSVALIDTQTNRVRSTIDAALYPFSPAGAAPNGLSQSLDGRTLYVADAGANAVVAIDVSSAAPRVFGAVPAGWYPTDVELSHDGRRLYILDGMGVSGHANPQNAHNDLTSTSTGHSTTDPNYIGVLSTGALQTVAVPDRAALISGLASARANALYRPDATTTRAGLPPIKHVIYVIRENRTYDEVLGDDSRGNGDANLAAFGRRVTPNIHRLAADFALLDNFYVEGQVSADGHQWSDAAYVSDYVAKLWPSAYSHRGWDFSLAPAEMPSSGFIWEDAARHGQSVRVYGEFTAFDSPPGAARAGVPSLEGILDTHYRGFDTAYSDQDRIHEWLREFHGYEATESLPALEVVSLPNDHTAALKPGYHTPNAMVADNDYALARMIEALSNSAYWRDTVVFSVEDDAQDGPDHVSDQRSVALVAGAYVRRGIVDHTQYTSSSVLRTVELLLGLPPMTQFDAAATPMTALFAATPDMRPWAAVAPSINLNGVNPTGAAASASMRLDLSRPDANDPAEFRKALNARLNHSPSK from the coding sequence ATGACTGTCCGCACGCAGTGCCTCAACGCCTCTCGCTATGCCGCCGGCCTTGCGGCCGCTATCGCGCTGTTCTCTGCGAGCGCGCCGCCGCGCGCGGCCGACGTCACGGTGCTGCCTAACGGCTGGCGCGTCACTCCGGCCGGCTCGCTATCCCCACTTGGCACCCTTCCGCTTCACATGGCGCAGGACGCCACGGGTCGATGGCTCGCGATCACCAACGCAGGCTTTTCCAAACAGTCGGTGGTCGTCGTCGATGAGGGCAACGGGCGCGTCACCGATTCTCGGCCGATCGAGCGCACGTTCTTCGGCGTTGCTTTTTCTCCCGACGGTCGTGCCCTCTACGTCTCCAGCGGCGGCGACGGAGGAGTGCTGCGCTACCCGTTCGACCCGGGCTCCGGCAAGCTGAGCGATCCGGCGGTCTGGCCTGTCGGCGTGGGCAAGCTATTCGCCGGCGGCATCGCGGTGTCGTCGAACGGCAAATCGCTTTACACCGCGGTGGAAGGCGCGGACCTGTTGGTCGGCGTGGACACGAGCACCGGCACCAACTTCCTGGCCGCCAAGGTCGGCGTCCACCCGCTGGACGTCGCCCTTTCGCAAAACGGCGCGCGCGTTTACGTCTCTAACTGGGGCGGGGAGAGCGTCAGCGTGGTCGATATCGCCAAAGGCGCGACCACGGCCACCATCCCCGTCAGCCCCCATCCGAACGCATTGCTGCTCAGCGTCGACGGCCGCACGCTCTACGCCGCGTGCGCCGACGACAACTCCGTGGCGCTGATCGACACCCAGACCAATCGCGTGCGCAGCACGATCGATGCCGCGCTCTATCCCTTTTCGCCCGCCGGCGCCGCGCCAAACGGACTCTCGCAGTCACTGGACGGCCGCACGCTCTACGTCGCCGACGCCGGCGCGAATGCGGTCGTCGCGATCGACGTTTCCTCAGCCGCGCCGCGCGTCTTCGGCGCCGTGCCCGCGGGCTGGTATCCGACCGATGTCGAGCTCAGCCACGACGGCCGGCGCTTGTACATCCTAGACGGCATGGGCGTGTCGGGCCACGCCAACCCGCAAAACGCGCACAACGATCTCACGTCGACGTCCACTGGCCACTCCACCACCGATCCGAACTACATCGGGGTGCTGTCCACGGGCGCGCTGCAGACGGTCGCGGTGCCGGATCGCGCAGCCCTGATCTCGGGTCTGGCGAGCGCGCGCGCGAACGCGCTCTACCGGCCTGACGCGACGACGACCCGGGCTGGCTTGCCACCCATCAAACACGTCATCTATGTGATTCGCGAAAACCGCACCTATGATGAAGTCCTCGGCGATGATTCGCGCGGCAACGGGGACGCCAACCTTGCGGCCTTCGGTCGGCGCGTGACGCCGAACATCCATCGCTTGGCCGCGGATTTCGCGCTGCTCGACAATTTTTATGTCGAGGGCCAAGTCAGCGCCGACGGGCATCAGTGGAGTGACGCGGCCTACGTCTCCGACTACGTGGCAAAGCTTTGGCCATCGGCGTACTCGCATCGCGGCTGGGACTTCTCGCTCGCGCCGGCAGAAATGCCCTCTTCCGGTTTCATTTGGGAAGACGCGGCGCGACACGGGCAGAGCGTGCGCGTCTACGGCGAATTCACCGCTTTCGATTCGCCGCCTGGAGCGGCGCGGGCGGGCGTGCCTTCGCTCGAGGGCATTCTCGATACGCATTATCGAGGCTTCGACACCGCCTACTCGGACCAGGATCGCATCCACGAATGGCTGCGCGAATTTCATGGCTACGAGGCCACCGAGAGCTTGCCCGCGTTGGAAGTCGTTTCGCTGCCGAACGACCACACCGCAGCGCTGAAGCCCGGTTACCACACCCCGAACGCGATGGTGGCGGACAACGACTATGCGCTGGCGCGCATGATCGAGGCGCTGAGCAATAGCGCCTACTGGCGCGATACCGTCGTTTTCAGCGTCGAGGACGACGCGCAAGACGGCCCGGACCACGTCAGCGATCAGCGCTCCGTCGCGCTCGTGGCCGGCGCCTACGTGCGGCGCGGCATCGTCGACCATACGCAGTACACGTCGTCCAGCGTGTTGCGCACGGTCGAGCTGCTCCTAGGCTTGCCCCCGATGACCCAATTCGACGCCGCCGCCACACCGATGACGGCCCTGTTCGCCGCTACTCCGGATATGCGACCCTGGGCAGCAGTCGCGCCCTCGATCAATCTCAATGGCGTCAACCCGACTGGGGCGGCGGCGAGCGCGTCCATGAGGTTGGACTTGAGCCGGCCCGATGCGAATGATCCGGCTGAGTTCCGCAAAGCGCTGAACGCGCGGCTAAATCACTCGCCGTCCAAATAG
- a CDS encoding NAD(P)/FAD-dependent oxidoreductase, translating into MKTSARPVAKQHRIVILGGGFGGVYAAMRLQKLCKRRPEVDITIISRDNFFLFTPMLPQAATSSVDTNHVVATLRRICPRARCWEAEVEAIDLASRRVSVTHASGHRHEIEYDQLLLALGGETNFFGLPGVAEHALTIRSLADAVLLRNRALDMLEQAEMEDDAQLRKRLLTFVVAGAGFAGVETAAELDVFMRNVAVQYRNFKAADIRTVLVDVQNRILPELSEALAEFAETTLRKRGMEFKLGVKVRSADAGGVDLEDGTRIDTLTFVWAGGVTANSLVAKLPCAGPRGRVSVDADLAVPGYPGLWAIGDCAEVRPPDGGKPYPPTAQHALREGIHAGSNMMRYLDGKPLHPFAFTMVGQMAHLGEHKAVAMIGGFKLSGFPAWWLWRTYYLFRIPTLERKIRVALDWTLDLVFSRDTVKVNLPMQDTDRNHSGQSRRIGT; encoded by the coding sequence ATGAAAACGTCCGCTCGGCCGGTCGCAAAACAACACCGCATCGTCATCCTCGGCGGCGGTTTCGGCGGCGTCTACGCCGCCATGAGGTTGCAGAAGCTGTGCAAGCGGCGTCCGGAAGTGGACATCACCATCATAAGCCGCGACAATTTCTTCCTATTCACCCCGATGTTGCCGCAAGCTGCGACGAGCAGCGTCGACACCAATCACGTCGTCGCTACGCTGCGGCGCATCTGCCCGCGCGCCCGCTGTTGGGAAGCTGAGGTCGAGGCCATCGACCTCGCGTCCCGGCGCGTCTCGGTGACCCACGCAAGCGGCCACCGGCATGAGATCGAATACGACCAACTGCTGCTGGCGCTGGGCGGCGAGACGAACTTCTTCGGGCTGCCGGGCGTGGCGGAACACGCGCTCACCATTCGCTCGCTCGCCGACGCGGTGTTGTTGCGCAACCGCGCGCTCGACATGTTGGAACAGGCGGAGATGGAAGATGACGCGCAACTTCGCAAACGGCTGCTGACGTTTGTGGTCGCCGGCGCCGGCTTCGCCGGTGTCGAGACGGCGGCGGAGCTCGACGTCTTCATGCGCAACGTCGCCGTGCAGTACCGGAACTTCAAGGCCGCCGACATCCGCACGGTGCTGGTCGATGTGCAAAATCGCATTCTGCCCGAATTGAGCGAAGCGCTTGCAGAATTCGCCGAGACAACGCTGCGAAAACGCGGCATGGAGTTCAAGCTCGGCGTCAAGGTGCGCTCGGCGGATGCGGGCGGAGTGGATCTCGAAGACGGCACGCGGATCGACACCCTGACGTTTGTGTGGGCAGGCGGCGTGACCGCGAACAGCCTCGTCGCAAAACTGCCGTGCGCGGGTCCTCGCGGACGCGTGAGCGTGGACGCCGACCTGGCGGTTCCTGGCTACCCCGGGCTTTGGGCGATCGGTGACTGCGCGGAGGTGCGCCCGCCGGACGGCGGCAAGCCGTATCCGCCCACCGCGCAGCACGCCCTTCGCGAAGGGATTCATGCGGGCAGCAACATGATGAGGTATCTTGACGGCAAACCGCTGCACCCGTTCGCGTTCACGATGGTCGGGCAGATGGCGCACCTCGGCGAGCACAAGGCCGTCGCGATGATCGGCGGCTTCAAACTTTCCGGATTCCCCGCGTGGTGGCTGTGGAGGACTTACTATCTATTCCGCATACCGACGCTCGAGCGCAAGATCCGGGTGGCCCTGGACTGGACCCTGGACTTGGTCTTCTCACGCGACACGGTGAAGGTGAATCTGCCCATGCAAGATACGGATAGAAACCATAGCGGCCAATCGCGTAGAATAGGGACATGA
- a CDS encoding methylated-DNA--[protein]-cysteine S-methyltransferase produces the protein MIQHGARTSGRASSEVRIVDRACRLIDDGEEQPTLQRLAEKLRVSPHRLHRAFRKVAGVTPRQYAQAGRFGRLKANLQNGKPVTRALYDAGFGSSRAVYERAGDHLGMTPASYRKGGAGMEIAYTVVDCPLGRLLVAGTHKGVSAVSLGSSDGVLERSLRDEYPAADIRRGGAYLTEYVRAIVAHLRGRQPHLELPIDIQATAFRRRVWEQLRKIPYGETRTYGQIAAAVGEPSAARAVGQACGANPVAIVIPCHRAVRGDGNTGGYRWGPARKAKILATEHERVEQEL, from the coding sequence ATGATTCAGCATGGTGCGCGGACTTCAGGCCGCGCGAGCTCAGAAGTCCGGATCGTGGACCGCGCCTGCCGTCTCATCGATGACGGCGAGGAGCAGCCGACCCTGCAGCGCCTCGCCGAAAAGCTTCGCGTCAGCCCGCACCGGCTCCATCGCGCGTTTCGGAAAGTCGCTGGCGTGACACCACGCCAATATGCGCAAGCCGGCCGCTTCGGCCGCCTCAAAGCGAATCTGCAAAACGGCAAGCCGGTCACGCGGGCGCTTTACGACGCCGGGTTCGGTTCGAGCCGGGCCGTGTACGAGCGCGCAGGGGATCACCTCGGCATGACGCCGGCATCGTATCGGAAAGGCGGAGCCGGAATGGAGATCGCCTACACGGTCGTGGACTGCCCGCTCGGCCGCCTGCTCGTCGCGGGCACGCATAAAGGCGTGAGCGCCGTGAGCCTCGGCTCGTCCGACGGCGTTCTCGAGCGCTCGCTGCGCGACGAATATCCGGCCGCGGACATCCGCCGCGGCGGCGCCTATCTCACCGAGTACGTCCGCGCGATCGTGGCGCATCTGCGCGGCCGGCAGCCGCACCTAGAGCTGCCGATCGACATTCAAGCCACGGCATTTCGCCGGCGCGTGTGGGAACAATTGCGCAAGATCCCATACGGCGAGACGCGCACCTACGGACAGATCGCCGCGGCCGTCGGCGAGCCGAGCGCGGCACGCGCTGTCGGCCAAGCGTGCGGCGCGAATCCGGTCGCGATCGTCATCCCGTGCCATCGCGCGGTGCGCGGCGACGGCAACACCGGCGGCTACCGCTGGGGCCCGGCTCGCAAAGCGAAAATCCTGGCGACCGAACACGAGCGTGTGGAGCAGGAGCTTTAG
- a CDS encoding gamma-glutamylcyclotransferase family protein, whose protein sequence is MAPTESALNTIFVYGALMNGCELHQHMRGAEFLGRASVAGLLYSTGRYPGLKDGSGVVRGELFRFSDIAVALEVLDEVEGYDPLDPSASEYVRGIRSVRLEEGPTQPAWVYLYNREAEDGQRIASGRWVSRS, encoded by the coding sequence TTGGCGCCGACTGAAAGCGCGCTGAATACCATCTTCGTGTACGGCGCGCTGATGAACGGCTGCGAGCTGCATCAGCATATGCGGGGCGCGGAGTTTTTGGGGCGCGCGTCGGTCGCGGGCCTGCTCTATTCGACAGGCCGTTATCCTGGACTAAAGGACGGGTCGGGTGTCGTGCGCGGCGAATTGTTCCGGTTTTCGGACATCGCGGTCGCGCTCGAGGTGCTGGATGAAGTCGAAGGTTACGACCCGCTCGATCCCTCGGCAAGCGAGTACGTACGTGGCATAAGAAGCGTGCGCCTCGAAGAGGGCCCAACGCAGCCGGCGTGGGTGTACCTGTACAATCGCGAGGCCGAGGATGGCCAGCGAATCGCGTCCGGGAGATGGGTCAGCAGGAGCTAA
- a CDS encoding ATP-binding cassette domain-containing protein, which produces MIIRAERLTKQFRTLKRKEGVLGALSTLFSRDYEVKDAVREVSFDMQAGELVGYIGPNGAGKSTTIKMLTGILVPTSGNCTVNGIVPWLDRQGNGRQIGVVFGQRTQLYWDLPLIESFELLRAIYGIPSSTYKKNIKDFTDLLGLDEFMRTPVRQLSLGQRMRGDFAASMLHDPSVVFLDEPTIGLDVVAKENIRTFIARVNRERGTTFILTTHDLADIEKLCARIILIDHGRKLYDGGVDAIKNRYGRNRTLTADLACEDCSDFELHIPGAHIVERNGPRIVMEFNRDAVRADQLISALAQSYELKDVTIAEPALETIIRGIYQHGLDGLAAEAGTATLQGAEAPT; this is translated from the coding sequence ATGATCATCCGTGCCGAACGGCTCACCAAACAGTTCCGCACCCTCAAGCGCAAGGAGGGCGTACTGGGCGCGCTCTCCACCCTGTTCTCGCGCGACTACGAAGTCAAAGATGCGGTGCGCGAAGTCTCGTTCGACATGCAGGCCGGCGAGCTGGTCGGTTACATCGGTCCGAACGGCGCTGGGAAGTCCACCACCATCAAGATGCTCACCGGCATCCTCGTGCCGACCTCCGGCAATTGCACCGTCAACGGTATCGTGCCCTGGCTGGACCGCCAGGGCAACGGCCGCCAGATCGGCGTCGTCTTCGGCCAGCGCACGCAACTGTACTGGGATCTTCCGCTCATCGAATCGTTTGAACTGCTGCGGGCGATTTACGGCATCCCCAGCAGCACCTACAAGAAGAACATCAAGGATTTCACCGACTTGCTCGGGCTTGATGAGTTCATGCGCACGCCCGTGCGCCAACTCAGCCTCGGTCAGCGCATGCGCGGCGACTTCGCGGCCTCGATGCTGCACGATCCGAGCGTCGTCTTTTTGGACGAGCCGACCATCGGTCTCGACGTGGTGGCGAAGGAGAACATTCGCACGTTCATCGCGCGCGTCAACCGGGAACGCGGCACGACGTTCATCCTCACGACCCACGATCTGGCGGACATCGAAAAGCTGTGCGCCCGCATCATCCTCATCGATCACGGCCGCAAGTTGTACGATGGCGGCGTCGATGCGATCAAGAATCGCTACGGCCGCAACCGCACGCTGACGGCAGACCTTGCGTGCGAAGATTGTTCGGACTTCGAACTGCACATTCCGGGAGCGCATATCGTTGAACGCAACGGCCCGCGCATCGTAATGGAGTTCAACCGCGACGCGGTGCGCGCGGATCAGCTCATTTCGGCGCTCGCGCAATCGTACGAGCTCAAGGACGTGACCATCGCCGAGCCTGCGCTCGAAACGATCATCCGGGGCATCTATCAGCACGGTTTGGACGGTCTCGCCGCCGAAGCCGGCACCGCAACGCTTCAGGGCGCAGAGGCTCCGACATGA
- a CDS encoding kelch repeat-containing protein encodes MTKNIAYALAVLLSALALPASGASDEQEQPAEYRVDLNKGVWLKGPSLPSARQDAAAAVIADRIYLVGGFGPHDRQMSSTLVFEPAVATEFDTQDRGGPIVPHVGEWTYAANIPEPVDHAAAAGLDGYLYVAGGRIENLVSNKFWRYDPIDDQWVEMPSMPYPRYGATMQAFDGKLYLIGGQSSHGNDEQSLMIFDPQTSEWRSKPYELGIERIASASAVIGNRIALVGGRNRDEINLSACELFDPVRDRWSACSHLHEARSGFGLAVVNNRMVAIGGEDLLRDSCTQTSEISEDNGYGWMNGPWLPFPRHGMAVVTVGQTVWVIGGTSYVGTAPIDGVLRFVSPVVKVKFRGRARK; translated from the coding sequence ATGACCAAGAACATCGCGTACGCGCTCGCGGTCCTGCTGTCAGCGCTCGCGTTACCCGCCTCCGGCGCCTCAGACGAACAGGAGCAACCGGCCGAGTATCGCGTCGACCTCAACAAAGGCGTGTGGCTCAAGGGACCGAGCCTGCCGTCGGCGCGTCAGGACGCCGCAGCGGCCGTCATCGCGGATCGGATCTACTTGGTTGGCGGCTTCGGGCCGCACGATCGTCAGATGAGTTCGACGCTGGTCTTCGAGCCGGCCGTCGCCACGGAATTCGATACTCAAGACCGAGGCGGTCCGATCGTTCCGCATGTCGGCGAGTGGACCTACGCCGCCAATATCCCGGAGCCGGTGGATCATGCCGCCGCGGCCGGGCTAGACGGCTACCTCTACGTGGCGGGTGGGCGCATCGAGAACTTGGTGAGCAACAAGTTCTGGCGCTACGATCCGATCGACGATCAATGGGTCGAGATGCCCTCCATGCCGTATCCGCGCTACGGCGCCACCATGCAGGCGTTCGACGGCAAGCTCTACCTCATCGGCGGGCAGTCCTCGCACGGCAACGATGAGCAGAGCTTGATGATCTTCGATCCGCAGACGAGCGAGTGGCGCAGCAAACCGTACGAGCTCGGTATCGAACGCATCGCTTCGGCCAGCGCCGTCATCGGCAACCGCATCGCCCTGGTCGGCGGGCGCAACCGGGATGAGATCAACCTGAGCGCATGCGAGCTGTTCGATCCGGTGCGCGATCGCTGGAGCGCCTGCTCGCACTTGCACGAGGCGCGCAGCGGCTTCGGCCTCGCGGTCGTGAACAACCGCATGGTGGCGATCGGCGGCGAGGATCTGCTGCGCGATAGCTGCACCCAGACCTCCGAGATATCCGAAGACAACGGCTACGGCTGGATGAACGGCCCGTGGCTGCCTTTCCCGCGGCACGGCATGGCGGTGGTCACGGTCGGCCAGACCGTTTGGGTCATCGGCGGCACGTCCTATGTCGGCACTGCGCCGATCGACGGGGTCCTGCGCTTCGTCAGTCCAGTCGTCAAGGTCAAGTTCAGGGGCCGCGCGCGCAAGTGA
- a CDS encoding ABC-2 family transporter protein, producing MRAAAYVEFAKRAFSREATYRTEVFTHIGSIALRVYLYFVLWTALYKGHGTQAGFSLQDTITYATLALLLGLIFGVNGAYVIREKIREGGIAIDLMRPISVPLYIFADTAGQTGFAIVQIVPALLLAMLLLGLNHTHLEAPASVGAAFAFVLSVGLGFVVNYFLDLMMATITFWTMEIFGIQLMVQFITSLLAGAVVPLQFFPGGSAAIAEASPFAAIYSAPISIYIGQYAGAQIWSTLAMQAMWAVVFGVFAMLLWHVGERRVVIQGG from the coding sequence GTGAGGGCGGCCGCGTATGTCGAGTTCGCAAAACGGGCGTTTTCGCGAGAGGCGACGTATCGCACCGAAGTTTTCACGCACATCGGCTCGATCGCGCTGCGGGTCTACTTGTACTTCGTGCTGTGGACCGCGCTGTACAAGGGTCACGGCACGCAGGCGGGCTTCTCGCTGCAGGACACGATCACGTACGCCACGCTGGCGCTGCTGTTGGGCTTGATCTTCGGCGTGAACGGCGCGTATGTGATCCGCGAGAAGATCCGCGAGGGCGGCATCGCCATCGATCTCATGCGCCCGATCAGCGTGCCGCTGTACATCTTCGCGGACACGGCCGGGCAGACCGGCTTTGCGATCGTGCAGATCGTCCCCGCGCTGCTGCTCGCCATGCTGCTGCTGGGCCTCAACCACACGCATCTGGAGGCGCCGGCCTCAGTGGGGGCGGCGTTCGCCTTCGTGCTCAGCGTCGGCCTCGGCTTCGTGGTCAACTATTTCCTCGACTTGATGATGGCGACCATCACCTTCTGGACCATGGAGATATTCGGCATCCAGCTGATGGTCCAGTTCATCACATCGCTGCTGGCGGGCGCGGTCGTGCCGTTGCAGTTCTTCCCCGGCGGTTCGGCCGCGATCGCAGAAGCGTCGCCTTTCGCGGCGATTTACAGCGCGCCGATCTCGATCTACATAGGTCAGTATGCCGGCGCGCAGATCTGGTCCACGCTCGCCATGCAAGCCATGTGGGCCGTGGTGTTCGGCGTGTTCGCGATGCTGCTGTGGCACGTGGGCGAGCGCCGCGTGGTGATCCAAGGTGGCTAG
- a CDS encoding ABC-2 family transporter protein, with translation MASAGEELAQRNLFADYWRAYAEFWRLNFLTLLEYRLNFFIWLAFSLVLHGTAVVTIWVMMQRFPVMNGWHWQEVIFLYALFMLAHTVNNTLFFTVGNVPWDIQEGRFDRYMVRPLNPLFQVISQPGQIWPDEILIAIVFFAVVQGLVHLQWSWAAVALLFGAMAGGALIDFAIQLAVATLSFWVIRLDTLRWVVMSLENDFTRYPISIYNRAVQIVLAYVFPFAFMNYFPATTLLHKTMDGDYAVNPALGWLTPVVGAVWFGAAYWFWKRGLNRYQSTGS, from the coding sequence GTGGCTAGCGCCGGCGAGGAACTGGCGCAGCGCAATCTGTTTGCGGATTACTGGCGGGCGTATGCCGAATTCTGGCGGCTGAATTTTCTCACGCTGCTGGAGTACCGGCTGAATTTCTTCATCTGGCTCGCCTTCAGCTTAGTGTTGCACGGCACGGCGGTGGTGACGATCTGGGTCATGATGCAGCGCTTTCCGGTCATGAACGGCTGGCACTGGCAGGAGGTCATCTTCCTCTATGCATTGTTCATGCTCGCGCACACGGTGAACAACACGCTATTCTTCACCGTCGGCAATGTGCCGTGGGATATCCAGGAAGGCAGATTCGACCGCTACATGGTGCGGCCGCTCAACCCGCTGTTCCAAGTCATCTCGCAGCCGGGGCAGATATGGCCGGACGAGATCCTCATCGCGATCGTGTTCTTCGCGGTCGTGCAGGGGCTCGTGCACCTGCAGTGGTCGTGGGCCGCCGTTGCGCTGCTGTTCGGCGCGATGGCGGGCGGGGCGCTGATCGACTTCGCGATCCAGCTCGCGGTCGCGACGCTCTCGTTTTGGGTGATCCGGCTGGATACGCTGCGCTGGGTCGTGATGTCGCTCGAGAACGACTTCACGCGCTATCCGATCTCCATCTACAATCGCGCGGTCCAGATCGTGCTGGCCTACGTGTTCCCGTTCGCCTTCATGAATTATTTCCCAGCCACCACGCTGCTGCACAAGACGATGGACGGCGACTACGCCGTCAACCCCGCGCTCGGGTGGCTCACGCCGGTGGTCGGCGCGGTGTGGTTCGGGGCAGCGTATTGGTTTTGGAAGCGCGGGTTGAACCGCTATCAAAGCACGGGATCGTGA
- a CDS encoding DUF5069 domain-containing protein, with the protein MDLARGFPRSPRERLDGLSMFPRAVDKARASIAGTLGEYIYDCPMDRQLFSTLGVSAEQFLDAVKRSDTDDDVISRLRPLRKPLGEPERAAHNQRIDHWVPSSPEGWEHYREDLEKLAKGRTDIKNRTDLIDLEEGRLAAAKTS; encoded by the coding sequence ATGGATCTCGCACGCGGTTTTCCACGCAGCCCGCGCGAGCGGCTCGACGGGCTCTCGATGTTCCCGCGCGCCGTCGACAAAGCGCGGGCGAGCATCGCAGGCACGCTTGGCGAGTATATCTACGATTGCCCTATGGACCGGCAGCTCTTCAGCACGCTCGGTGTGAGCGCCGAGCAGTTCCTCGACGCGGTGAAGCGCTCGGACACGGATGATGACGTGATTTCGCGCCTTCGCCCTTTGCGCAAACCGCTCGGCGAGCCGGAGCGCGCGGCTCACAACCAACGCATCGACCACTGGGTGCCCTCGTCGCCGGAGGGTTGGGAGCACTATCGCGAGGACTTGGAAAAGCTCGCGAAGGGTCGCACGGATATCAAGAACCGGACCGATCTCATCGATCTTGAAGAAGGCCGCCTCGCAGCAGCAAAGACTTCGTAG
- a CDS encoding tryptophanase: protein MNTKTIIEPFRIKVVEPIRLTTRSEREAHLKAAAYNPFLLHARDVLIDLLTDSGTGAMSANQWSAIMRGDESYAGAESYYRFADAVHDVFGFKHVLPTHQGRAAERILFSTMCKPGDVVPNNTHFDTTRANIEHVGAEAIDLPIAQGRIPAAVHPFKGNMDVEALEALIERVGPDRIPLVMITVTNNSGGGQPVSMANIAAVRAVCSRFKLPLYLDACRFAENCWFIRDREAGYADTPVIEIARALFSHADGCTMSAKKDGLVNIGGFLATNDDALAKQESNLLILTEGFPTYGGLAGRDLEAMAVGLKEVLDHDYLRYRIVSTAYLGNHFSEIGIPIVQPPGGHAIYIDAAGMLPHIPAREFPGQALACEMYAAGGIRSAEIGTVMFGHTDPNTHEEHVAAMELVRLAIPRRTYTQSHADYVIEVMQQVYAQRERIRGMKMIWQSPPLRHFTARFEPLP, encoded by the coding sequence ATGAATACCAAGACCATCATCGAGCCGTTCCGCATCAAGGTCGTCGAACCGATCCGCCTGACCACGCGGTCGGAGCGCGAGGCGCATCTCAAGGCTGCTGCTTACAACCCTTTTCTGCTGCATGCGCGAGACGTGCTGATCGACCTTCTGACCGACAGCGGCACCGGGGCGATGAGCGCCAACCAGTGGTCGGCGATCATGCGCGGTGACGAATCCTACGCCGGCGCCGAATCCTACTATCGATTCGCCGACGCGGTGCATGACGTCTTCGGTTTCAAACACGTGCTGCCGACGCATCAAGGCCGCGCTGCGGAGCGCATCTTGTTCTCCACGATGTGCAAACCCGGAGACGTCGTGCCCAACAACACGCATTTCGACACGACCCGCGCGAACATCGAGCACGTGGGTGCGGAAGCGATCGACTTGCCGATCGCGCAGGGCCGCATACCGGCAGCCGTGCACCCCTTCAAAGGCAACATGGACGTCGAGGCGTTGGAAGCCTTGATCGAACGGGTCGGTCCGGATCGCATTCCGCTCGTCATGATCACGGTCACGAACAATTCGGGCGGCGGTCAGCCGGTGTCGATGGCGAACATCGCCGCCGTGCGCGCGGTATGCAGCCGCTTCAAGCTGCCGCTGTACCTCGACGCCTGCCGTTTCGCCGAGAACTGCTGGTTCATCCGCGATCGTGAGGCCGGCTACGCCGACACGCCCGTGATCGAAATCGCGCGCGCCCTCTTCTCGCACGCCGACGGCTGCACCATGTCCGCGAAAAAGGACGGCCTGGTCAACATCGGCGGCTTTCTCGCCACCAACGACGACGCGCTCGCGAAGCAAGAATCGAATCTGCTCATCCTCACCGAAGGCTTCCCGACCTACGGCGGTCTGGCAGGGCGCGACCTCGAAGCGATGGCAGTCGGGCTGAAGGAAGTGCTGGACCACGATTACTTGCGCTACCGGATCGTGTCGACGGCCTACCTCGGCAATCATTTCAGCGAGATCGGCATTCCGATCGTCCAGCCGCCGGGCGGTCATGCGATCTACATCGACGCCGCCGGCATGCTGCCGCATATCCCGGCTCGAGAGTTTCCCGGTCAAGCGCTCGCCTGCGAGATGTACGCAGCGGGCGGCATTCGTTCGGCCGAGATCGGCACGGTCATGTTCGGCCACACCGATCCGAACACGCACGAAGAGCACGTCGCCGCGATGGAGCTCGTACGCCTGGCGATCCCGCGGCGCACGTACACCCAAAGCCACGCCGACTACGTGATCGAGGTCATGCAGCAGGTCTACGCGCAGCGCGAGCGCATCCGCGGCATGAAGATGATCTGGCAGTCGCCGCCGCTGCGCCACTTCACGGCGCGCTTCGAGCCGCTCCCATAA